In one Nostoc sp. KVJ3 genomic region, the following are encoded:
- a CDS encoding MOSC domain-containing protein, whose protein sequence is MKLISVNVGLPREVTWKGKPIRTGIFKEPVNSRVMVRELNLDGDRQADLTVHGGVDKAVYVYPFEHYDYWRSELPDTELTLGIFGENFTVTGLKEEELNIGDRFKIGSVELMVTQPRLPCYKLGIRFGRSDMVKQFLASRRTGFYFRVLQEGEVVAGDTLELMSRDTNNITVANIIQLYVRERNNPELLHRAAQLKALPESWRDYFQEQIHRQDVR, encoded by the coding sequence ATGAAGCTTATCTCTGTTAATGTTGGCCTGCCGCGTGAAGTGACCTGGAAAGGAAAACCCATCCGCACTGGAATTTTCAAAGAGCCAGTTAATTCGAGAGTGATGGTGCGTGAACTCAATTTAGATGGCGATCGCCAAGCGGATCTCACCGTTCATGGCGGAGTTGACAAAGCCGTATATGTCTATCCCTTTGAGCATTACGACTACTGGCGAAGCGAATTGCCTGACACAGAGTTAACGCTTGGTATCTTTGGTGAAAATTTCACAGTCACAGGATTGAAAGAAGAAGAATTGAACATTGGCGATCGCTTCAAAATCGGTAGTGTGGAACTAATGGTGACTCAACCGCGCTTACCCTGCTACAAACTAGGGATTCGCTTTGGGCGATCGGATATGGTGAAACAATTTCTCGCCAGTCGCCGCACCGGATTTTACTTTCGGGTTTTGCAAGAAGGCGAAGTGGTCGCTGGAGACACTTTAGAGTTGATGAGTCGAGATACTAACAATATTACTGTTGCTAATATCATTCAGCTTTATGTTCGTGAGCGAAACAATCCAGAGTTACTGCATCGTGCTGCTCAACTGAAAGCGTTACCCGAAAGCTGGCGGGACTACTTTCAGGAGCAGATCCATCGTCAGGATGTGAGATAG
- a CDS encoding alpha/beta fold hydrolase, which produces MTTYRTVSIDGLDIFYREAGSRDNPTILLLHGFPTSSHMFRNLIPALADKFHLIAPDYPGYGNSSMPTVNEFDYTFDRLAEIVEKFIAAIALKKYSLYVMDYGAPIGYRIAAKYPERVQSLIVQNGNAYEEGLREFWEPIKAYWQERSPENAEKLKYLVTLEATKWQYTNGVRNLEAISPDTWTIDQNFLDRPGNGEIQLALLYSYGTNPPLYPQWQEYFRKYQPPTLIVWGKNDYIFPPEGAHPYKRDLKDVELHLLDTGHFALEEDGDAIANYIAQFLTSRLQSIPV; this is translated from the coding sequence ATGACTACATATCGTACAGTTTCGATCGATGGTTTAGACATTTTCTACCGTGAAGCTGGTTCTCGTGATAATCCGACGATTCTGCTATTGCACGGCTTTCCAACTTCCTCTCACATGTTCCGCAATCTCATACCTGCCCTTGCTGATAAATTCCATCTCATTGCTCCTGACTACCCTGGCTACGGCAACAGTTCGATGCCAACTGTAAATGAATTTGATTACACCTTTGATCGCTTGGCTGAGATTGTGGAAAAATTCATTGCTGCGATCGCTCTCAAAAAGTACAGCCTTTATGTGATGGATTATGGCGCACCCATTGGCTATCGGATTGCCGCTAAATATCCAGAGCGCGTGCAATCTCTGATTGTTCAAAATGGCAATGCTTACGAAGAAGGTCTACGCGAATTTTGGGAACCAATTAAGGCATACTGGCAAGAGCGATCGCCTGAGAATGCTGAAAAGCTCAAATATCTTGTCACCCTGGAAGCAACGAAGTGGCAATATACCAACGGTGTTCGCAATTTAGAAGCGATCAGCCCCGATACCTGGACTATCGATCAAAATTTCCTCGATCGCCCCGGCAACGGTGAGATTCAACTAGCACTGCTGTATAGTTATGGCACGAATCCACCATTATATCCGCAATGGCAAGAGTATTTTCGCAAATATCAGCCACCAACCCTGATCGTTTGGGGTAAGAACGACTACATCTTCCCCCCAGAAGGCGCTCATCCCTATAAGCGCGACCTAAAAGACGTTGAGTTGCATTTACTCGATACCGGACATTTTGCCCTGGAAGAGGATGGGGATGCGATCGCAAACTACATCGCTCAATTTCTCACGTCACGACTGCAATCTATCCCTGTTTAA
- a CDS encoding SgcJ/EcaC family oxidoreductase yields the protein MNLQTTQTTTTADESAIRTFHRQMIDAWNRGSGEGFAAPFSETADFITFEGTHLKGRKEIAAFHQQAFDTVVKGTRLEGEVDFVRFVNSQLALMLVVIRVILPGQTETSPSRDSLPLYVVTKGDEGWQIEGLLNTRKLTLERQFFLDDFDSLGAEAQRQVTDLVASLKQPHQADQ from the coding sequence ATGAATTTACAAACAACTCAAACCACCACTACTGCTGACGAGTCGGCAATCCGTACTTTCCATCGCCAGATGATTGATGCTTGGAATCGAGGTAGCGGCGAAGGCTTCGCTGCCCCGTTCAGCGAAACTGCTGATTTCATCACGTTCGAAGGCACGCATCTCAAGGGTCGAAAAGAAATCGCTGCATTTCATCAGCAAGCGTTCGATACAGTTGTGAAAGGAACACGCCTGGAGGGTGAGGTGGATTTTGTCCGCTTCGTGAACTCGCAACTCGCGCTCATGCTTGTAGTTATCAGGGTAATACTGCCTGGACAAACCGAAACTTCACCGTCACGAGATTCGCTGCCGCTATACGTCGTAACCAAAGGCGACGAAGGTTGGCAGATCGAAGGGTTACTCAATACCCGGAAGTTAACGCTAGAACGTCAATTCTTCTTAGACGACTTTGACTCACTGGGCGCAGAGGCTCAACGTCAAGTGACCGACCTCGTTGCAAGTCTTAAGCAGCCTCATCAAGCAGATCAGTAA
- a CDS encoding SDR family oxidoreductase gives MKKLEGKIALVTGGNSGIGLATAKQFVAEGAYVYITGRRQVELDAAVEAIGKNVTAVQSDVSNLADLDRLFATIKQEQEHLDIIFANAGGGQIAPLGAITEEHFDKTFNVNVKGLLFTVQKALPLLPDGASIILNASITSIKGTPAFSVYSATKAAVRSFARNWILDLRERKIRVNAISPGVVPTPGYDHLGLNDQQLQEFVDSQASTIPLGRVGKPDEIAKAVVFLASDDSSFVNGIELFVDGGMAQI, from the coding sequence ATGAAAAAACTAGAAGGAAAAATCGCCCTTGTCACGGGTGGCAACAGTGGTATCGGTCTTGCCACAGCCAAACAGTTTGTTGCTGAAGGTGCCTATGTCTACATCACAGGTCGTCGCCAAGTGGAACTGGATGCTGCTGTAGAAGCCATTGGCAAAAATGTTACGGCTGTGCAGAGCGATGTTTCTAATCTGGCAGACCTCGATCGTCTGTTTGCCACCATTAAGCAAGAACAAGAACACCTCGATATCATCTTCGCTAATGCTGGCGGTGGACAAATTGCCCCACTTGGAGCAATCACTGAGGAACACTTTGACAAAACATTCAACGTAAACGTCAAAGGTTTGCTGTTCACTGTACAAAAGGCGCTGCCACTGTTACCAGATGGCGCTTCTATTATCCTGAATGCTTCGATTACTTCTATAAAAGGTACGCCAGCATTCAGTGTTTACAGCGCCACCAAAGCCGCCGTGAGATCATTTGCTCGGAATTGGATACTCGACCTCAGAGAACGCAAGATCCGAGTGAATGCCATTAGCCCTGGTGTGGTTCCGACTCCTGGTTACGATCATTTGGGACTGAATGACCAGCAGTTGCAAGAATTCGTGGACAGCCAAGCCAGCACCATCCCACTGGGACGAGTCGGCAAACCCGATGAGATTGCCAAAGCTGTTGTCTTTCTCGCTTCAGACGATAGTAGCTTTGTGAATGGCATTGAGTTGTTTGTTGATGGCGGTATGGCACAGATTTGA
- a CDS encoding SidA/IucD/PvdA family monooxygenase yields MTTSNSDFTAREALRLLGPDPENWVPDRPGIDHNVTIIGGSGSGSTFVFALRRAGIGRVTEIDAADDEAHAGVWLTRARMRTLRTPKHLPGPELGIPELSFQAWYEARHGAAAYAEIDRIERVAWAEYLSWYRHFLGIQVRYQTKLVRIEPVADFFRLHLEVNGVPLLETTRKIIFANGVAGTGGSYIPPILADLPRTLYAHTADAIDFEALRGKTVAVLGAAASAFDAAAVALESGAKAVHLFVRRSAITSLSVLRVRDYPGAYDNYPQLPDAARWFQAWHFRQAGTAPPPNSIKRAIAFPNFHIHLSAPWKSARKLGDAEAAAKGERIAIQVNDDVFEFDFAIAGTGYFVDPTKRPELADLQEHIALWRDRYQPPEDLRDDGLGAHPYLGSAHEYQEKVPGTAPYLKDIHVFNPAGLVSFGLPVGDIHSIRRDVPAIVSRISHDLFFKDWAHHEARITGDIAPDFEDSLYATAVWKQPIEAATR; encoded by the coding sequence ATGACAACGAGCAATTCCGATTTTACTGCCCGCGAAGCACTACGCCTGCTCGGTCCCGATCCCGAAAACTGGGTACCCGATCGCCCTGGCATCGATCACAATGTCACTATAATAGGTGGGAGCGGTAGCGGTAGCACCTTTGTATTTGCGCTACGACGTGCTGGGATCGGTCGCGTGACGGAGATCGATGCAGCCGATGACGAGGCTCATGCAGGCGTGTGGTTGACGCGAGCGCGGATGAGAACGCTCCGCACACCGAAACATCTGCCTGGGCCAGAACTAGGCATCCCAGAATTGTCCTTTCAAGCCTGGTACGAAGCGCGGCACGGTGCGGCAGCCTACGCAGAGATCGATCGCATTGAGCGAGTGGCTTGGGCTGAGTACCTCAGTTGGTATCGGCATTTCCTGGGTATCCAGGTTCGTTACCAGACGAAGTTGGTGCGGATTGAACCAGTCGCAGATTTCTTCCGCCTACACCTTGAGGTAAACGGTGTCCCGCTCTTAGAGACTACGCGCAAAATTATCTTCGCCAATGGCGTGGCTGGCACGGGTGGTTCGTACATACCTCCAATACTGGCTGACTTACCCCGCACGTTGTACGCACATACCGCCGATGCCATCGATTTTGAAGCACTGCGCGGTAAGACTGTGGCGGTGCTGGGTGCGGCGGCTTCAGCTTTCGATGCAGCAGCAGTGGCACTGGAATCGGGAGCTAAGGCAGTACATCTATTTGTACGGCGATCGGCGATCACATCTCTGTCAGTCCTTCGGGTACGGGATTACCCTGGTGCTTACGACAACTATCCCCAACTACCCGATGCAGCTCGCTGGTTCCAGGCTTGGCACTTTCGTCAAGCAGGCACCGCGCCACCCCCGAACTCGATTAAGCGAGCGATCGCTTTCCCGAACTTTCACATCCATCTATCTGCACCTTGGAAATCGGCACGGAAACTGGGCGATGCGGAAGCCGCCGCCAAAGGCGAACGCATTGCCATCCAGGTGAACGATGATGTTTTCGAGTTTGATTTTGCGATCGCTGGCACTGGTTACTTCGTTGACCCAACAAAGCGTCCCGAACTAGCCGACTTGCAAGAGCATATTGCCCTCTGGCGCGATCGCTACCAGCCACCAGAAGACCTGCGCGACGACGGTTTGGGGGCACATCCTTACCTCGGTAGCGCCCACGAATACCAAGAAAAAGTACCTGGCACTGCCCCTTACCTGAAAGACATTCACGTATTTAATCCTGCTGGTTTGGTCAGCTTCGGATTGCCAGTTGGTGACATCCATAGCATCCGCCGCGACGTACCTGCAATAGTATCGCGCATCAGTCACGACTTGTTCTTTAAGGACTGGGCGCATCATGAGGCACGTATCACAGGCGATATTGCCCCCGATTTTGAGGACTCGCTCTATGCTACTGCGGTGTGGAAACAACCGATCGAGGCAGC
- a CDS encoding SDR family NAD(P)-dependent oxidoreductase yields MTRITTPFVRHSTASEVAQGIDLSGKRAIVTGAASGIGVETARALAHAGAEVTLAVRNVDAGAKTAADITATTGNQNIHVAELDLNDRGAIAKFIAAWNEPLHILVNNAGVMALPEQHTLEGWEMQFATNHLGHFALTLGLHDALAADGAARIVSVSSSAHMLSPIVFDDIHFAFRPYDPWLAYGQSKTANVLFAVAATGRWFRDGITANALMPGAIATNLQRHTGGLRTPPERQKTIAQGAATSVLLATSLLLKGVGGRYFEDCNEATLVTNGNGYMSGVAPYALNPDNADRLWNESLRLLA; encoded by the coding sequence ATGACACGAATTACCACACCATTTGTCCGGCACTCTACCGCCTCTGAGGTAGCACAGGGAATCGATCTCTCTGGCAAACGGGCGATCGTCACGGGAGCAGCATCGGGTATCGGTGTAGAAACGGCGCGGGCGTTGGCTCACGCTGGAGCCGAAGTTACGTTGGCTGTGCGTAACGTCGATGCTGGGGCAAAGACGGCGGCTGACATCACTGCTACCACTGGGAATCAAAATATTCACGTCGCCGAACTTGACCTGAACGACCGAGGAGCGATCGCTAAATTCATTGCCGCGTGGAATGAACCCCTACATATCCTCGTCAACAACGCAGGGGTAATGGCATTGCCTGAACAGCATACACTTGAAGGCTGGGAGATGCAGTTTGCCACCAACCACCTCGGACACTTCGCTCTAACACTCGGACTCCACGATGCTCTGGCGGCGGACGGTGCTGCGCGCATTGTGTCTGTCAGTTCTAGCGCCCACATGCTCTCGCCGATTGTATTCGATGATATCCACTTCGCGTTCCGTCCCTACGATCCGTGGTTGGCATACGGGCAGTCCAAGACAGCGAACGTACTCTTCGCTGTCGCTGCTACTGGACGCTGGTTCAGGGATGGCATTACTGCCAATGCTTTGATGCCTGGGGCGATCGCCACGAACCTCCAGCGTCATACGGGCGGTCTTAGAACCCCACCTGAGCGGCAGAAGACAATAGCGCAAGGTGCGGCAACTTCCGTTCTGTTGGCAACCTCTTTGCTACTAAAGGGCGTTGGTGGTCGCTATTTCGAGGACTGCAATGAAGCCACTCTCGTCACCAACGGGAACGGCTATATGAGCGGAGTTGCCCCCTACGCCCTGAACCCAGACAATGCCGATCGGCTCTGGAATGAATCATTGCGCCTGCTCGCTTGA